In Oryza sativa Japonica Group chromosome 3, ASM3414082v1, one DNA window encodes the following:
- the LOC4332240 gene encoding filament-like plant protein 4: MDRRSWPWKKKSSDKSSSADASQNSNQAEQDDKAPKYVQISPETYAHLTESEEQVKTLNEKVKALNEDLSAAQSEITTKDALVKQHAKVAEEAVSGWEKAEAEASALKLQLETVTLAKLAAEERAAHLDGALKECMKQVRTVKEEGEQKLHDVVFAKTKQWEKIKAEFEAKLLEFEQELIRAGAENDALSRSLEERGDLLMKIDEEKARAEAEIEVLKNTIQSGEREINSLKYEIHVVSKELEIRNEEKNMSVRSADVATKQHMEDVKKISKLEAECQRLRGLVRKKLPGPAALAQMKMEVESLGRDYGESRLRRSPAKNSSFHRPMSPMSPVPDYAFENLQHMQKENEFLTARLLSMEDETKMLKEALAKRNSELQTSRNMYAKTAGKLRGLEVQMLTGSQRKSTSNPNMDIHFDGALSQNGSNPPSMTSMSEDGVDDEGSCTESWANALVSELSHIKKEKGAKSSVTEGSNRLELMDDFLEMEKLACLSSEANGHVSTVEKMKIDDTEASLSGITERDGVKDSQSVLALPGTPSNKLQLSDSSPLLKLQSRISSLLDSESPQNNAGNILDSIRNILKDIEDEADSSNDSKTHHGDMVEVADNGSLMKHSSSGSKHAMDQELVNAILKIQDFVKSLDQEVSKFQGQSSDCDGLCDKIQQFSALVEKALSNENVLNDIVMTLSLILSGTSEIKFMMLKENTKEADNNNLDYVDKVTLLENKVQLEPLKDSISGPCLPRSSSDPEIEGPTDSGCDVKTAVQICSSEEFEQLKSEKLNLEAELSKCNEVIEETKFRFKELEKSLEELTSKLVASEKSNSLAETQLKCMAESYKSLESRKAELENEIKVLQSKIEVLTAELDDERQNHQEDITRYRDLEEKIERYENERNSMCVDEDADTKAKQEKEIAAAAEKLAECQETILILGRQLQSMRPPAESMGSSPNQRMEDFLQDAAGTTEGVEYSQKPTGQLDTDQEMHASGNESPVNGYKTHNAPSEADGSPFLSPNGSKRPKHRSRSSSSISNQLPEKQNRGFSRFFAKEKI; this comes from the exons GTTGGGAGAAAGCTGAAGCGGAGGCCTCAGCACTGAAGCTTCAGCTAGAAACTGTTACATTGGCTAAGCTAGCGGCTGAGGAAAGAGCTGCCCATCTGGATGGTGCTCTGAAAGAATGCATGAAGCAAGTAAGGACTGTGAAAGAAGAAGGTGAGCAGAAGCTACATGATGTAGTCTTTGCAAAAACCAAACAGTGGGAGAAGATAAAGGCCGAGTTTGAAGCAAAGTTACTTGAGTTTGAACAGGAGCTCATTAGGGCTGGTGCTGAGAATGATGCACTCTCAAGGTCACTCGAGGAACGGGGAGACCTTTTGATGAAGATTGATGAGGAAAAGGCTCGAGCAGAGGCTGAAATCGAAGTCTTGAAAAACACAATTCAGTCAGGTGAAAGGGAAATTAATTCACTGAAATATGAAATTCATGTTGTTTCCAAAGAGCTTGAAATCCGCAATGAGGAAAAGAACATGAGTGTGCGCTCAGCTGATGTTGCAACTAAACAGCACATGGAGGATGTAAAGAAAATATCAAAACTGGAAGCTGAATGCCAAAGATTACGGGGTCTTGTTCGAAAGAAGTTACCAGGGCCTGCTGCATTAGCTCAAATGAAAATGGAAGTGGAGAGCTTGGGCAGAGATTATGGAGAAAGCAGGTTGCGACGATCGCCTGCAAAGAATTCCAGCTTCCATCGTCCTATGTCCCCTATGTCCCCTGTTCCTGATTATGCATTTGAAAACTTACAGCACATGCAGAAAGAGAATGAGTTTCTGACTGCACGTTTGTTATCCATGGAAGATGAAACCAAAATGCTAAAAGAGGCCTTGGCCAAAAGGAATAGTGAGCTGCAAACATCAAGAAACATGTATGCTAAGACAGCAGGCAAACTCCGTGGCTTGGAAGTTCAAATGTTGACTGGTAGCCAACGTAAGAGTACTTCGAATCCCAACATGGATATCCACTTTGATGGTGCACTGAGTCAAAATGGAAGCAACCCACCTAGTATGACCTCCATGTCTGAAGATGGTGTTGATGATGAAGGAAGTTGCACTGAATCTTGGGCCAATGCTCTGGTCTCTGAGctctcacacatcaagaaagaGAAAGGAGCTAAGAGCAGTGTGACAGAAGGCTCCAATCGGTTGGAACTCATGGATGACTTCCTAGAGATGGAGAAACTAGCCTGTTTGTCATCTGAAGCAAATGGACATGTCAGTACTGTTGAAAAAATGAAGATTGATGATACGGAAGCTTCTTTGTCTGGTATTACTGAAAGAGATGGTGTTAAAGATTCGCAGTCAGTTTTGGCATTGCCAGGGACTCCATCTAATAAACTGCAGCTGTCTGACAGCTCTCCACTCTTGAAACTACAGTCTAGAATATCTTCCTTGCTTGATTCTGAATCACCACAGAACAATGCTGGAAATATACTAGATAGTATCAGAAATATTCTAAAGGATATTGAAGATGAGGCAGATTCATCAAATGATAGCAAGACTCATCATGGTGACATGGTTGAAGTAGCTGACAATGGATCACTAATGAAGCATTCAAGCAGCGGGAGCAAGCATGCTATGGATCAAGAACTAGTCAATGCCATTTTAAAGATTCAAGACTTCGTTAAGTCACTTGACCAAGAAGTGTCCAAGTTCCAAGGGCAGTCTTCAGATTGTGATGGTTTATGTGACAAAATACAGCAGTTCTCTGCACTAGTAGAGAAAGCTCTATCAAATGAGAATGTTCTAAATGACATTGTTATGACGCTGTCTCTTATCTTGTCAGGAACCAGTGAGATTAAGTTCATGATGTTGAAAGAGAACACCAAAGAAGCTGACAATAATAATTTGGATTATGTTGATAAAGTGACTTTACTTGAAAATAAAGTGCAGCTTGAGCCACTAAAGGACAGCATTTCTGGTCCTTGCCTTCCTCGTTCATCTTCTGATCCGGAGATTGAAGGTCCTACTGACTCTGGATGTGATGTCAAGACTGCTGTGCAGATATGCTCATCAGAGGAATTCGAGCAACTTAAATCTGAGAAGTTGAATTTGGAGGCAGAATTATCAAAGTGCAATGAAGTTATAGAAGAGACAAAATTTAGGTTTAAGGAGTTGGAGAAGAGCCTTGAAGAGTTGACATCCAAGTTGGTTGCCAGTGAGAAATCAAACAGCTTGGCTGAGACACAGTTGAAGTGTATGGCTGAATCCTACAAGTCACTTGAGTCAAGGAAAGCTGAATTAGAAAACGAAATAAAAGTGCTGCAGTCCAAAATAGAAGTTTTGACAGCTGAACTTGATGATGAAAGACAAAATCATCAGGAGGATATAACAAGATATAGAGATCTCGAGGAGAAGATTGAAAG GTATGAGAACGAGAGGAATTCAATGTGTGTGGATGAGGATGCAGATACCAAAGCAAAGCAG GAGAAAGAGATCGCAGCTGCAGCAGAGAAACTTGCAGAATGCCAGGAGACGATATTGATTCTTGGTCGCCAACTACAATCTATGCGTCCTCCAGCAGAATCAATGGGTTCCTCGCCAAACCAGCGAATGGAAGATTTCCTGCAGGACGCGGCTGGAACAACCGAAGGTGTTGAATACTCACAGAAGCCAACAGGTCAACTGGATACAGATCAGGAAATGCATGCATCAGGAAATGAATCCCCAGTGAATGGGTACAAGACACACAATGCCCCCTCTGAAGCGGACGGAAGCCCTTTCCTTTCACCAAACGGATCCAAGCGCCCAAAGCATAGATCGAGATCATCTTCCTCAATTTCTAACCAATTGCCCGAGAAACAAAACCGGGGTTTCAGTCGGTTCTTCGCCAAGGAAAAGATCTAA
- the LOC9271954 gene encoding uncharacterized protein: MRPRLPPSPLSHAAAPHLPRRGGMPGTPPLPSLYSASTTSGTHKYLLVGPTDSHLPQPAHPPPNPQIHSSPLAPALLLPPPAWWPWWRRPPSGGGGGGLDCSGGVVLEEEVVAAASPTSTSSASTWPRRRPGGGGGGVDPAGGSSSAAAEPALPLSSPSRRRDASPAAVAGAPAGDVPGCCGGGGHHCPRRRSSSQSVAPPRLPRRGEEGARRRRTHCTQRRGGGGGGVDSAVGHHHRPRRRVGCPVPLLLVAVHGLLLGLLRRDGDFADSISHACARAWQLGDTTFTAQAWVDFPPPRVLEVVEELVSQLRSEGLRRDAVLRDTSAFFLVGTRKQRSTSSHCLIGRMQITKGCRSFKLRRW; encoded by the exons ATGCGTCCCCGGctgcctccttctcctctctcccacgccgccgcgcctcaCCTCCCACGCCGCGGCGGCATGCCGGGGACGCCGCCGCT ACCCTCTCTTTACAGTGCAAGCACCACTAGTGGGACCCACAAATATCTGCTAGTGGGGCCCACGGATTCCCACCTCCCTCAACCGGCTCATCctcccccaaatccccaaatccactCCTCCCCGCTGGCGCCggctcttcttctccctccgcCGGCATggtggccttggtggcggaggcctccaagcggtggcggtggcggcggcctcgaTTGCAGCGGTGGCGTCGTCCTCGAAGAAgaagtggtggcggcggcgtccccaACGTCGACGAGCTCGGCGTCGACCTGGCCAAGGCGccggccgggaggaggaggtgggggagtagaTCCGGCCGGCGGCTCATCCTCGGCGGCCGCAGAGcccgctctccctctctccagCCCCTCACGGCGGCGGGATGCATCCCCGGCGGCTGTGGCTGGCGCGCCGGCGGGAGACGTCcccggctgctgcggcggcggcggccaccactgcccgcgccgccgctcctcctcccagTCCGTcgcgcctcctcgcctcccacgccgcggggaggagggagcAAGAAGGCGCCGCACCCACTGCACgcagcggcgaggaggaggaggaggaggagtagatTCGGCGgttggccaccaccaccggcctcgccgtcgcgtcggcTGCCCCGTGCCGTTACTCCTCGTCGCGGTCCACGGCCTGCTGCTGGGACTTCTCCGGCGGGACGGCGATTTCGCAGATTCCATCTCCCACGCGTGCGCTAGGGCATGGCAACTCGGAGACACGACCTTCACAGCGCAGGCGTGGGTCGATTTTCCTCCGCCGCGCGTCCTTGAGGTGGTTGAGGAACTCGTCTCCCAACTAAGGAGCGAGGGACTACGCAGGGACGCGGTGCTGCGCGACACGTCGGCATTTTTCCTAGTTGGCACCAGAAAGCAACGCTCCACCTCATCGCACT GTCTGATCGGACGGATGCAGATCACCAAAGGGTGTCGGAGTTTTAAACTCCGACGTTGGTAA
- the LOC4332241 gene encoding brefeldin A-inhibited guanine nucleotide-exchange protein 2, with the protein MASPAAAPPPTPPESDPRLVEAFVPFLEKLIKNASWRNKAHSKLSHTAKSILDRLQNPPPPAAAAQAPSTPTSPTTPTSSSSQPGPLRSLSLADSELLLGPINSALGSGSAKLAEAGLELLHRLIAHSYIHGEADPSADPSAQLVASLLDAACNALHLDDEHIELLLLKTLLSAVTSTSVRLHGDCLLRAVRACYDMYLGSRSVVNQATAKASLVQMLVIVFRRMEADSSTVPVQPIVVADVIELPEAASGASPAADANFVQGFISKIIGDIDGAITPLARTTSSAAAGAGGAAAHDGAFETRAAEEGAHPADLLDSTDKDMLDAKYWEINMYKSALEGRKDEIGVEGAVVGALDDDADVRIGNKLRRDAFLVFRALCKLSMKTPPKDAPADPIVMRGKILALELLKILLENAGAVFRTSERFLGAIKQYLCLSLLKNCASAHMIVFQLSCSIFISLVSRFRPGLKAEIGVFFPMIILRVLENIAQPNYQAKLIVLRFLEKLCADSQILVDIFLNYDCDVHSSNIFERMVNGLLKTAQGPPAGVSTTLVPPQDTTMKSEAMKCLVAILRSMGDWMNKQLRIPDPDSPKVESEQNDNDGGHEISHTEDNGDECSEASDSHSEMSNGVSEAASLEQRRAYKMELQEGISLFNRKPRKGIEFLINANKVGESPEEIAAFLKSSSGLNKTMIGDYLGEREDLSLKVMHSYVDSFDFQGMEFDEAIRAFLQGFRLPGEAQKIDRIMEKFAERYCKCNPKAFSSADTAYVLAYSVIMLNTDAHNPMVKNKMSPEDFIRNNRGIDDGKDLPEEFMRSLYERIWKKEIKMKEEEFVPQQQKSTSSNKILGLDNILNIVVRKRDSRMETSDDLIKHMQEQFKEKARMSESVFYPATDVVVLKFMVEVCWAPMLAAFSVPLDQSDDEIVISQCLEGFRSAIHVTAAMSMKTQRDAFVTSLAKFTSLHSAADIKQKNIEAIKAILLIADEDGNYLQEAWEHILTCVSRFENLHLVGEGAPPDATFFALQQPDLDKSKQAKSSILPVLKKKSPNTVPASKRGSYDSAGVGGKASGVDQMNNVVTSLLEQVDMAEMNRVFVRSQKLNSEGIIDFVKALCKVSMEELRSASDPRVFSLTKIVEIAHYNMNRIRLVWSSIWHVLSDFFVTIGCSENLSIAIFAMDSLRQLAMKFLEREELANYNFQNEFMKPFVVVMRKSRAVEIRELIIRCVSQMVLARVSHVKSGWKSMFMVFATASYDDHKNIVLLAFEIIEKILREYFPYITETESTTFTDCVNCLIAFTNSRFNKDISLNAIGFLRFCAAKLAEGDIGSSSRLKENPPSPRLTKDGKQESAVLVDKDDTIHFWFPLLAGLSELTFDLRPEIRKSALQVLFDTLRNHGHLFSLPLWEKVFDSVLFPIFDYVRHAIDPSSGSPQGQNVESDPSELDQDAWMYETCTLALQLVVDLFVKFYDTVNPLLRKILLLLTSFIKRPHQSLAGIGIAAFVRLMSSAGSVFVDEKWLEVVLSLKEAATETLPDFSYIASGAYLENVPIENGGSSEKTEDESRPLEDGTGEASRSRNLYFAIGDAKCRAAVQLLLIQAVMEIYNMYRARLSSQNTVILFEALHTVATHAHKINSDNDLRSKLQELGSMTQMQDPPLLRLENESYQLCLTILQNICLDRSPNERSVEVESHLVGLCKEVLEVYLSTANPSQLSGAPQPLGHWLIPVGSSKRRELAARAPLVVSTLQAISGLGDSSFEKNLGQFFPLLAGLISCEHGSSEVQVALSDMFSTWVGPVVLQTC; encoded by the exons ATGgcttccccggcggcggcgccgccgcctacccCGCCGGAGTCCGACCCGCGGCTCGTGGAGGCCTTCGTGCCCTTCCTCGAGAAGCTCATCAAAAACGCCTCGTGGCGCAACAAGGCGCACTCCAAGCTCTCCCACACTGCCAAGTCCATCCTCGACCGCCTCcagaacccgccgccgccggcggctgcggcgcagGCACCGTCCACGCCCACCTCCCCCACGACGCccacctcgtcgtcctcgcagCCGGGCCCGCTCCGCAGCCTCTCGCTCGCGGACTCGGAGCTGCTGCTCGGCCCGATCAACTCCGCGCTCGGCTCCGGCAGCGCCAAGCTCGCCGAGGCCGGGCTCGAGCTGCTCCACAGGCTGATCGCGCACTCCTACATCCATGGCGAGGCCGACCCGTCCGCCGacccctcggcccagctcgtCGCGTCCCTCCTCGATGCCGCCTGCAACGCGCTTCACCTCGACGACGAGCACATCGAGCTCCTCCTACTCAAGACGCTCCTCTCGGCGGTCACCTCCACGTCGGTGCGCCTCCATGGAGATTGCCTGCTTCGCGCCGTGCGCGCTTGCTATGATATGTACCTGGGAAGCCGCAGCGTGGTGAACCAGGCCACTGCCAAGGCGTCACTCGTGCAAATGTTGGTGATCGTTTTCCGCCGCATGGAGGCAGACTCCTCCACAGTGCCCGTGCAACCCATCGTTGTGGCTGATGTGATCGAGCTGCCTGAAGCTGCTTCTGGTGCTTCGCCTGCCGCTGATGCCAACTTTGTACAGGGATTCATCTCGAAGATCATTGGAGACATTGATGGTGCAATCACACCTCTGGCACGGACAACTTCTTCAGCAGCTGCAGGCGCAGGTGGAGCAGCGGCTCATGATGGTGCATTTGAGACAAGAGCAGCAGAGGAAGGGGCACATCCAGCAGATTTGCTTGATTCAACAGACAAGGACATGCTAGACGCCAAGTACTGGGAGATCAACATGTACAAATCTGCTCTTGAGGGTCGTAAGGATGAGATTGGTGTGGAGGGGGCAGTGGTGGGCGCTTTGGATGATGATGCTGATGTGAGGATTGGGAATAAACTGCGAAGAGACGCTTTCTTGGTTTTCCGGGCATTGTGCAAGCTCTCCATGAAGACACCACCCAAGGATGCTCCAGCTGATCCCATTGTGATGCGTGGGAAGATCCTTGCTCTTGAACTTCTCAAGATATTGCTTGAAAATGCTGGGGCTGTTTTCCGGACCAGCGAGAG ATTTCTAGGGGCTATCAAGCAGTATCTATGCCTCTCGCTTTTGAAGAACTGTGCCTCGGCACATATGATAGTCTTTCAGCTATCTTGTTCAATTTTTATTAGCTTGGTTTCAAGATTCAGACCAGGATTGAAGGCAGAAATTGGAGTATTCTTTCCCATGATTATTCTGAGAGTTTTGGAAAATATTGCTCAACCAAATTATCAAGCAAAGTTGATTGTTCTTCGTTTCCTGGAAAAACTCTGTGCTGATTCTCAAATCTTGGTAGACATTTTTCTCAATTATGATTGTGATGTACACTCATCAAACATATTTGAGAG GATGGTTAATGGTCTACTAAAAACAGCACAAGGGCCTCCAGCAGGCGTGTCTACCACATTGGTTCCGCCTCAGGACACCACAATGAAAAGTGAAGCCATGAAATGCTTGGTTGCTATTCTGAGATCCATGGGAGATTGGATGAATAAGCAGCTACGCATTCCAGATCCTGACTCTCCTAAAGTAGAGTCGGAGCAAAATGATAATGATGGAGGACACGAGATTTCCCACACAGAGGATAATGGAGACGAATGTAGTGAAGCATCTGATTCTCATTCAGAAATGTCAAATGGGGTTTCAGAGGCTGCATCTTTGGAGCAGCGCCGAGCTTACAAGATGGAACTTCAG GAGGGTATCTCTCTATTTAATCGAAAGCCCAGGAAGGGAATTGAGTTCCTAATAAATGCCAACAAGGTGGGGGAATCACCTGAGGAAATTGCTGCTTTCTTAAAAAGTTCTTCTGGTTTGAACAAGACTATGATTGGAGATTATTTAGGGGAGAGGGAAGATTTATCCCTCAAAGTCATGCATTCATATGTGGATTCATTTGATTTTCAAGGCATGGAGTTTGATGAAGCCATTAGAGCCTTTCTTCAAGGTTTCAGATTGCCTGGAGAAGCTCAAAAGATTGATCGGATTATGGAAAAATTTGCTGAGCGTTACTGCAAATGCAACCCAAAGGCCTTTTCCAGTGCAGATACAGCTTATGTCCTTGCTTATTCAGTCATAATGCTCAACACCGATGCACATAATCCAATGGTAAAAAATAAG ATGTCACCAGAAGATTTCATTAGAAACAATCGAGGTATTGACGATGGGAAAGACCTGCCTGAAGAATTTATGAGGTCCTTATATGAAAGGATTTGGAAAAAAGAGATTAAGATGAAAGAAGAAGAATTTGTTCCCCAGCAGCAAAAATCAACAAGCTCGAACAAAATTCTTGGATTGGATAACATTCTTAATATTGTCGTACGCAAACGAGATTCACGTATGGAAACAAGCGATGATCTCATTAAGCATATGCAGGAGCAATTCAAAGAAAAGGCTCGTATGTCCGA GTCAGTATTCTATCCAGCAACAGATGTAGTAGTTTTGAAATTCATGGTCGAGGTTTGCTGGGCTCCTATGCTTGCTGCCTTCAGTGTTCCACTTGACCAGAGTGATGATGAGATTGTCATATCCCAGTGCCTTGAAGGATTTCGCAGTGCAATCCATGTTACTGCAGCTATGTCGATGAAGACTCAAAGGGATGCATTTGTCACTTCACTTGCTAAGTTTACATCACTTCACTCGGCTGCGGATATTAAGCAGAAAAATATTGAAGCCATTAAG GCAATTCTATTAATTGCAGATGAAGATGGAAATTACTTGCAAGAAGCATGGGAGCATATATTGACCTGTGTTTCTCGTTTTGAAAATCTACATCTCGTAGGAGAAGGTGCTCCTCCAGATGCTACTTTCTTTGCACTGCAACAGCCGGACCTCGATAAATCAAAACAGGCTAAGTCATCCATTCTTCCTGTTTTGAAAAAGAAGTCTCCAAATACTGTTCCAGCTTCTAAACGAGGTTCCTATGATAGTGCTGGTGTGGGTGGCAAAGCTTCTGGGGTTGATCAAATGAACAATGTGGTGACAAGCCTCTTAGAACAAGTTGACATGGCTGAAATGAATCGTGTATTTGTAAGAAGTCAAAAACTCAACAGTGAGGGCATAATTGATTTTGTAAAGGCTCTCTGTAAAGTTTCCATGGAGGAATTGCGATCTGCTTCTGATCCACGGGTTTTTAGTCTGACAAAGATTGTTGAGATTGC GCACTACAATATGAATCGCATCAGGCTTGTCTGGTCAAGCATATGGCATGTCTTGTCTGATTTTTTTGTTACAATTGGCTGCTCAGAGAATCTCTCAATTGCAATATTTGCTATGGATTCATTGAGGCAGCTGGCAATGAAGTTCCTGGAACGAGAAGAGCTGGCTAACTACAATTTCCAGAATGAATTTATGAAGCCTTTTGTTGTTGTAATGAGGAAGAGCCGAGCTGTTGAGATAAGAGAACTAATCATCAGATGTGTCTCTCAAATGGTCTTGGCACGTGTTAGTCATGTGAAATCAGGGTGGAAGAGTATGTTTATG GTCTTTGCAACAGCTTCATATGATGACCATAAAAATATTGTACTCCTGGCGTTTGAAATTATCGAGAAGATTTTGCGGGAGTACTTTCCCTACATTACTGAGACCGAGTCGACAACTTTCACTGATTGTGTGAACTGTCTTATTGCATTTACTAACAGTAGGTTTAACAAGGATATAAGCCTCAATGCAATTGGTTTTCTTCGATTCTGTGCGGCAAAGCTAGCGGAAGGTGACATTGGATCCTCTTCAAGGTTGAAGGAGAATCCTCCTTCTCCTCGCTTGACCAAGGATGGAAAGCAGGAAAGTGCAGTTCTTGTTGATAAGGATGATACTATACACTTTTGGTTTCCTTTATTAGCAG GATTATCTGAACTTACCTTCGACCTACGACCTGAAATCAGGAAAAGTGCCTTGCAGGTGTTATTTGACACATTAAGAAACCATGGTCATCTCTTCTCCTTGCCTTTGTGGGAGAAGGTGTTTGATTCAGTGCTTTTCCCAATATTTGATTACGTACGGCATGCCATTGATCCATCAAGTGGTTCTCCACAAGGACAGAATGTGGAAAGTGATCCTTCAGAACTTGATCAAGATGCATGGATGTACGAGACATGCACTTTGGCCCTGCAGCTAGTTGTGGACCTCTTTGTTAAGTTCTATGACACAGTAAACCCTCTTCTTAGAAAAATTCTGTTGCTCTTGACAAGTTTCATAAAGCGTCCCCACCAGAGCCTTGCCGGTATAGGTATTGCCGCATTTGTTCGTTTGATGAGCAGTGCCGGATCTGTCTTCGTTGATGAAAAATGGTTAGAGGTGGTTTTATCGTTGAAAGAAGCTGCCACTGAGACCCTTCCTGATTTTTCTTATATTGCATCCGGAGCTTACCTTGAGAATGTACCAATAGAAAATGGGGGCTCTTCAGAAAAGACAGAAGACGAGTCTCGACCATTGGAGGATGGCACTGGAGAAGCTTCTAGATCAAGGAACTTGTATTTTGCAATTGGTGATGCCAAGTGCCGGGCTGCTGTCCAACTCCTATTGATTCAG GCTGTGATGGAGATATATAACATGTACAGAGCTCGGTTATCATCACAGAACACTGTGATCCTCTTTGAGGCATTGCACACTGTTGCTACTCATGCTCATAAAATAAACAGTGATAATGACCTGCGATCCAAGTTGCAGGAGTTGGGCTCGATGACCCAAATGCAGGACCCACCTTTGTTACGCCTGGAGAACGAGTCGTATCAGTTGTGCTTGACTATCCTGCAGAACATTTGCTTGGACAGATCTCCCAATGAGAGGAGTGTAGAGGTGGAAAGCCACCTTGTTGGCTTATGTAAGGAGGTCCTTGAGGTGTACCTGAGCACTGCAAACCCATCTCAGCTTTCTGGTGCTCCGCAGCCACTTGGTCATTGGCTTATTCCGGTCGGTTCTTCAAAGCGGAGAGAGCTTGCAGCCCGGGCACCTCTTGTTGTCTCAACCTTGCAAGCTATCAGTGGCCTTGGTGACTCATCTTTCGAGAAGAACCTTGGCCAGTTCTTCCCCCTTCTTGCTGGTCTGATAAGTTGCGAACATGGTTCAAGCGAAGTGCAGGTGGCATTGAGTGATATGTTTAGCACTTGGGTTGGCCCGGTTGTTCTTCAAACCTGCTGA
- the LOC4332242 gene encoding LOB domain-containing protein 30, which produces MSSGGGASSALGGGGGGGGSGGGGGGPSGGGGGGGGPCGACKFLRRKCVSGCIFAPYFDSEQGAAHFAAVHKVFGASNVSKLLLQIPAHKRPDAVVTICYEAQARLRDPVYGCVAHIFALQQQVVNLQAELTYLQAHLATLELPSPPPLMPAPPQMPMPAPFSISDLPSSTSVPTTVDLSALFDPPPQPQWASPLQQQQHHHHQHHHHQQQQHQLRQPSYATLARAPSGMTAAAESSGGGGGGGGGDLQALARELLDRHRSAVKLEQPPPPHSRS; this is translated from the exons ATGAGCTCGGGAGGCGGAGCCAGCAgcgcgctcggcggcggcggcggcggcggcggaagcggaggaggaggaggagggccgagcggcggcggcggtggaggaggcgggccGTGCGGGGCGTGCAAGTTCCTGCGGCGCAAGTGCGTGAGCGGGTGCATCTTCGCGCCCTACTTCGACTCGGAGCAGGGCGCGGCGCACTTCGCGGCGGTGCACAAGGTGTTCGGCGCCAGCAACGTGTCCAAGCTGCTCCTCCAGATCCCGGCGCACAAGCGCCCCGACGCCGTCGTCACCATCTGCTACGAGGCCCAGGCCCGCCTCCGCGACCCCGTCTACGGCTGCGTCGCCCACATCTTCGCCCTCCAGCAGCAG GTGGTGAATCTCCAGGCCGAGCTGACCTACTTGCAAGCCCACCTCGCCACGCTGGAGctgccgtccccgccgccgctgatgccggcgccgccgcagatGCCGATGCCGGCGCCGTTCTCCATCTCGGACCTCCCGTCGTCGACGAGCGTCCCGACCACCGTCGACCTCTCAGCTCTCTTcgacccgccgccgcagccgcaatGGGCATCGCcgctccagcagcagcagcaccaccaccaccagcaccatcatcaccaacagcagcagcaccagctccGGCAGCCCTCATATGCCACGCTGGCCAGGGCGCCGTCCggcatgacggcggcggcggagagctcgggaggaggaggaggaggcggcggtggagaccTTCAGGCGCTCGCAAGGGAGCTCCTGGATCGCCACAGGTCCGCAGTGAAGctcgagcagccgccgccgccgcactctaGATCATGA